The following nucleotide sequence is from Acidisoma sp. PAMC 29798.
GTGGCGATCTTGACACCTATCCGGCCCTGATTTGGAGGTAGCGAATGCTCATCCTGGTCAGCTACGATGTGGAAGTCACCTCGCCCGGGGGCGCCCGGCGCCTCCGCCGTATTGCCCGCGCCTGCAAGGATTACGGTCAGCGCGTTCAGTTCTCGGTGTTCGAGATCGAGGTGGCGCCCGATCAATGGGTGTTGCTGCGGGCTCGGCTGGTTGGGGAGATGGACCCAGTGCGGGACAGTCTGCGGTTCTATTTCCTCGGCAGTGGAGGCCGCCGCAGGATCGAGCATCTCGGTGCGAAGCCGGTGGTGGATCTGGACGCGCCCTTGATCGTATGAGGGTCACAGCTCTTCGCGCGAACCTGAAGCGTCCGGCGTTTTCCCGATCGGTTCGCGGGCGCTCTTTGCCATTGTAAATCAGAATGTTACGCTGGAGACGTTGCGCGTCGCCTTTCGAGGGCGGTGCGGCGGGGTCGGTTTCGCGCGAACCGGCGGATTTCGGATGCCTTTTCCACCAGGTGTGATGGAGGGGGTCGCTCCTCGCGCGGGAGCGCGGATCGAAACT
It contains:
- the cas2 gene encoding CRISPR-associated endonuclease Cas2, producing the protein MLILVSYDVEVTSPGGARRLRRIARACKDYGQRVQFSVFEIEVAPDQWVLLRARLVGEMDPVRDSLRFYFLGSGGRRRIEHLGAKPVVDLDAPLIV